Proteins from one Leishmania infantum JPCM5 genome chromosome 21 genomic window:
- a CDS encoding putative calcineurin B subunit, with amino-acid sequence MNEIPLTAEELQNIRESTALTDAQVQRLYKSFSKLNKDKSGKITRAEFNSIPALASNPLVDRVLAVMDTDGDSTVDFGDFVRALAVLSSATSKEDKLRFTFKMYDIDGDGRISNKDLFQMLSIMVGVNLSQMQLQQIVDKTFIEADADRDGYITFEEFEALAVNSDFGDRLNLHF; translated from the coding sequence ATGAACGAGATTCCACTCacagcggaggagctgcagaacATCCGCGAGTCCACGGCGCTCACGGACGCGCAAGTGCAGCGGCTGTACAAGAGCTTTTCCAAGCTGAACAAGGACAAGTCTGGCAAGATCACTCGAGCGGAGTTCAACTCGATCCCTGCACTAGCCTCCAACCCACTCGTCGACAGGGTGCTGGCGGTGATGGACACGGACGGCGACTCCACGGTGGACTTTGGGGACTTTGTGCGGGCACTAGCGGTGCTCTCCTCGGCGACCTCGAAGGAAGATAAGCTGCGGTTCACGTTCAAGATGTACGACATCGACGGTGACGGCCGCATAAGCAACAAGGACCTCTTTCAAATGCTCAGCATCATGGTTGGGGTGAACCTCTCCCagatgcagctgcagcagattGTGGACAAGACATTCATCGAGGCGGATGCTGATCGGGACGGCTACATTACGTTTGAGGAGTTTGAGGCGCTGGCCGTAAACAGCGACTTTGGCGATCGGCTGAACCTGCACTTTTag
- a CDS encoding putative protein kinase → MPTSSGVDQAKLREVIRVLKSVGHVGMAESLEVEWGMRPNTASHAKNAKKGRKSQPHKSRESSKARGNSFPSLSSIAVAPSPLQVTSQRRFVVTCIGDEEDLWSPDEDPADAKCCIAPLFDYGAGLLRDHYVEYAAHPVSLVSVHPYEKQQPPSNLPWRHFELKVFYEAGKTGSEEKKEFELVKGYLIGGRYRVDAPIDAATFSRTVRCYDEQTGQPVCLKIIRNSKTFLDQGLDELRALTCVNDAGDADACCVVRLLDYFYFREHLVLVTELLFDNLYEYVRKLDIVERCAYFTLARLQRIVRQVLTALKLIHSVNLIHCDIKPENIAFKSVADCDVKVLDLGSSCYMTDTLSSYVQSRSYRAPEVILGCKYGPAVDIWSLGATAAELATGTVLFNVESVPTMLASIASVCGPIPAEMLQEGRNTSLYVTKHGAFYDYEDEQLVFHFPSEPPDAAVLFGFDDHDYVGFVRLCLTLDAALRPSAAQLLDHPFLTKTYTD, encoded by the coding sequence ATGCCGAcctccagcggcgtcgaTCAGGCCAAGCTGCGGGAGGTGATCCGTGTGCTGAAGAGCGTCGGCCACGTAGGGATGGCAGAGTCGTTGGAGGTGGAGTGGGGCATGCGGCCCAACACCGCCTCTCACGCAAAGAACGCGAAGAAAGGACGGAAGTCGCAGCCACACAAGAGTCGCGAGTCCTCCAAGGCACGGGGCAACTCGTTCCCgtccctctcctccatcgcGGTCgcaccctctcctctccaggTGACGTCGCAGAGGCGATTTGTGGTCACCTGCATTGGTGACGAGGAGGACTTGTGGAGCCCGGACGAGGACCCCGCGGATGCGAAGTGCTGCATCGCGCCGCTCTTTGACTACGGCGCCGGCCTCCTGCGCGACCACTACGTCGAGTACGCTGCGCACCCCGTCTCTTTGGTGTCTGTTCATCCATatgagaagcagcagccaccgtcGAACTTACCATGGCGTCACTTCGAACTTAAGGTGTTCTACGAGGCAGGGAAGACGGGGTCGGAGGAGAAAAAGGAGTTTGAATTAGTGAAGGGCTATCTCATAGGCGGACGCTACCGCGTGGATGCCCCGATCGATGCCGCGACCTTTTCTCGAACTGTCCGATGCTACGACGAGCAGACAGGCCAGCCTGTGTGCCTCAAGATAATCCGAAACTCCAAGACCTTCTTAGACCAAGGCCTCGACGAGCTACGAGCGCTGACCTGCGTCaacgacgccggcgacgccgatgcATGCTGCGTCGTGCGGCTGCTCGACTACTTCTACTTTCGAGAGCACCTTGTCCTCGTCACGGAGCTCCTGTTCGACAACCTGTACGAATATGTGAGGAAGCTCGACATTGTAGAGCGCTGCGCTTACTTCACCCTTGCGCGTCTGCAGCGCATCGTGCGCCAGGTGCTCACCGCGCTAAAGCTAATCCATTCCGTCAACCTCATTCACTGCGACATCAAGCCGGAGAATATCGCCTTCAAATCAGTGGCCGACTGCGATGTGAAAGTGCTCGACTTGGGCAGCAGCTGCTACATGACGGACACGCTCAGCTCCTACGTCCAGTCCCGCTCCTACCGTGCGCCCGAGGTCATTCTCGGCTGCAAGTACGGCCCCGCGGTCGACATTTGGTCTCTGGGGGCTACAGCAGCAGAGCTGGCGACTGGAACAGTGCTCTTCAATGTTGAGTCCGTGCCTACCATGCTTGCCTCTATCGCGAGCGTATGCGGGCCGATACCGGCGGAGATGCTCCAGGAAGGGCGCAATACCTCCCTCTACGTCACAAAACACGGGGCCTTCTACGACTACGAGGATGAGCAGCTCGTCTTCCACTTTCCATCGGAGCCGCccgacgcggcggtgctcttcGGCTTCGACGATCACGACTACGTTGGCTTTGTGCGGCTGTGCTTGACCTTGGACGCCGCATTGCGTccctccgccgcgcagcttctcgatCACCCGTTTCTCACCAAAACCTACACCGACTGA
- a CDS encoding putative mitochondrial structure specific endonuclease I (SSE-1) has protein sequence MPAREKAIVLIDGPALVHRWYHRWSYTAERYGTSIDVKQFAIKNARFMIATAHSFDPAHMAQHLLSPQTEYTHTPKHNRIIVCFDHGDGGRRQIYADYKANRLEKTVTPEFRLIERVAKKVFADEPRESLLVVPDCDAGLTNLNAEADDMIATLAFFNQQSRRPTVVMSHDYDLYQLVDEAKKSYHYDIRTKHLVSERGVIERVGVPPKLVRDFKSLAGDSSDNIPGVNGIGKVRARNLLKKYGNLDGILFKGIKKETGHLGELLNEGAKMALISRQLVDFRMCPKVIKVCESFMRM, from the coding sequence ATGCCCGCACGAGAGAAGGCCATTGTTCTCATCGACGGGCCAGCCTTGGTTCACCGGTGGTACCACCGGTGGAGCTACACAGCTGAGAGGTACGGCACGTCTATCGATGTGAAGCAGTTCGCCATCAAGAACGCTCGCTTCATGATCGCAACGGCCCATAGCTTTGATCCGGCACACATGGCGCAGCATCTCCTATCTCCGCAGACAgagtacacgcacacaccgaaGCACAACAGAATCATCGTCTGCTTTGACCATGGCGACGGAGGCCGGCGCCAGATCTACGCCGACTACAAGGCGAATAGGCTGGAGAAGACCGTCACACCTGAGTTTCGGTTGATTGAGAGAGTGGCGAAGAAGGTGTTCGCTGACGAGCCGCGAGAGTCGCTTCTTGTAGTCCCAGACTGCGACGCGGGGCTGACGAACCTCAACGCGGAGGCCGACGACATGATCGCCACCCTTGCTTTTTTCAACCAGCAGAGCAGAAGGCCCACGGTCGTGATGTCGCACGACTACGACCTGTACCAGCTTGTTGacgaggcgaagaagagctACCATTACGACATCCGCACAAAGCATCTCGTATCGGAGAGGGGCGTGATTGAGCGCGTCGGGGTGCCCCCCAAACTGGTGCGCGACTTCAAGTCATTGGCAGGTGATTCTTCCGACAACATTCCCGGCGTCAATGGCATCGGcaaggtgcgcgcgcgaaaCCTCTTGAAGAAGTACGGGAACTTGGATGGCATCCTTTTCAAAGGCATCAAGAAGGAGACCGGCCACCTTGGCGAGCTACTCAACGAGGGAGCCAAGATGGCGTTGATTTCGCGTCAGCTGGTAGACTTCCGCATGTGCCCTAAGGTGATCAAAGTGTGCGAGTCGTTTATGAGAATGTGA